A single region of the Oscillatoria salina IIICB1 genome encodes:
- the dndD gene encoding DNA sulfur modification protein DndD, protein MIFLELVLENFGPYLGKQVINLRPEKDENTRPIILFGGMNGGGKTTLMDAIRLALYGHRAQCSTRGNLSYSDFLIQCINRHTPGNEKTRVELLFQHFLTGEVTELRVVRYWTKQLKDGKDHLGILKDDWLDDTLKNIWDEYIENLLPLGISNLFLFDGEQVKELAELETPPDTVVEAIQSLLGLELAERLSQDLEILVNRKRKEVASKKQLAEIEDIEARLKEKKAAKASAIEEQEKIEKQLKLAKQKQKEAFDKFTSEGGKIAAESAGLERELRDLTEATELGRETLRELAAGILPLGLISPLLKQAHQQGELELKRQQSEIARDVMVARDDRLLAHLNEIKLKSSQVEDIKAFLDRENQALDAEIASIPEPWLKADREDIHKLQSILEHQLPSKITTATAELKRLQKLEADIDNKERQIAAAASPEVFSQLKNALSDAQDEFVKVQANYQEIERKIQELQRGIDQVKKELTNYGEKAFASQNSEHIIKSATKVQKTLQLFRERLTLKKLNKLEGEVTECFRYLLHKSDLVHRVAIDTDSFRLSLYDNQAQPVPKHRLSAGEKQLLAISFLWGLARVSGRNLPVAIDTPLGRLDSSHRNNLVERYFPTASHQVILLSTDTEIGENEVKILREQEAIASEYLLEYNSQQGQTTVKPGYFW, encoded by the coding sequence ATGATTTTCCTTGAACTTGTATTAGAAAATTTCGGTCCCTACTTGGGTAAGCAGGTAATTAACTTGCGCCCGGAAAAGGATGAAAATACTCGCCCAATTATCCTTTTTGGGGGTATGAATGGTGGCGGAAAAACGACACTGATGGATGCTATTCGTCTGGCGCTTTACGGACATCGCGCTCAATGTTCTACTCGTGGTAATTTAAGCTATAGCGATTTTTTAATTCAGTGTATTAATCGCCATACGCCAGGAAATGAAAAAACTCGTGTTGAGTTACTTTTTCAGCATTTCCTGACTGGTGAAGTTACAGAATTAAGAGTTGTTCGGTACTGGACAAAACAGCTAAAAGATGGTAAAGATCATCTTGGTATTTTGAAAGATGATTGGCTGGATGATACGCTTAAGAATATTTGGGATGAGTATATAGAAAATTTGCTTCCTTTGGGTATATCTAATTTGTTTCTTTTTGATGGCGAACAGGTGAAAGAGTTGGCGGAGTTGGAAACGCCTCCTGATACGGTTGTTGAAGCAATTCAATCTTTGTTGGGTTTAGAATTGGCGGAAAGATTGTCGCAGGATTTAGAGATTTTAGTTAATCGGAAGCGGAAAGAAGTTGCTAGTAAGAAACAGTTGGCGGAAATTGAAGATATTGAAGCGAGATTAAAGGAAAAAAAAGCTGCTAAAGCAAGTGCAATTGAAGAACAGGAAAAAATAGAAAAGCAACTTAAGTTAGCGAAGCAAAAGCAAAAGGAAGCTTTTGATAAATTTACTTCTGAAGGTGGGAAAATTGCTGCGGAAAGTGCTGGTTTAGAACGTGAGTTACGCGACTTGACTGAAGCAACGGAATTAGGACGAGAAACATTGCGAGAGTTGGCTGCTGGTATTCTTCCTTTGGGGTTGATTTCTCCTTTATTAAAACAAGCTCATCAACAAGGAGAATTAGAGTTAAAACGTCAGCAAAGTGAAATAGCTAGAGATGTGATGGTTGCTCGCGACGATCGCCTGCTCGCTCATCTGAACGAAATTAAGCTAAAATCTAGTCAGGTTGAGGATATCAAGGCTTTTCTCGATCGCGAAAATCAAGCTTTAGATGCTGAAATTGCTTCGATACCGGAACCTTGGCTGAAGGCAGATCGAGAAGATATTCACAAGCTACAATCTATTTTAGAGCATCAGTTACCATCGAAAATTACAACCGCAACTGCCGAATTAAAGCGTCTGCAAAAGTTAGAAGCAGATATTGATAATAAGGAAAGACAAATTGCTGCGGCTGCTTCTCCAGAAGTCTTTTCTCAATTAAAAAATGCTTTGTCAGATGCACAAGATGAGTTTGTGAAAGTACAAGCAAATTATCAAGAAATAGAGCGGAAAATTCAAGAATTGCAGCGCGGAATTGACCAAGTTAAAAAGGAATTAACTAATTATGGTGAAAAAGCTTTTGCAAGCCAAAATAGCGAACATATTATTAAATCAGCTACTAAAGTACAAAAAACGCTGCAATTGTTTCGGGAACGTTTAACGCTGAAAAAACTGAATAAACTCGAAGGTGAAGTAACTGAATGTTTCCGTTATTTGTTACATAAATCCGATTTAGTACATCGCGTGGCTATTGACACTGATTCCTTTCGCCTTTCTTTATACGATAACCAAGCTCAACCTGTACCCAAACATCGCCTTTCTGCGGGGGAAAAACAACTGTTAGCTATTTCTTTTTTATGGGGATTAGCGCGGGTTTCGGGACGCAATCTTCCGGTAGCGATAGATACACCTTTGGGACGTTTAGATTCTTCTCACCGGAATAATTTAGTCGAACGATATTTTCCCACTGCTTCCCATCAAGTAATTTTGCTATCAACAGATACAGAAATTGGCGAAAATGAGGTTAAAATTTTAAGAGAGCAAGAGGCGATCGCTAGTGAATATCTGCTTGAATACAACTCTCAACAAGGTCAAACTACTGTTAAACCTGGTTATTTCTGGTAG
- the dndE gene encoding DNA sulfur modification protein DndE: MEPPVERFRLSQGAKDQLSKLKRYTKIDQWNILCRWAFCRSLAEPTIPSPVPIPADSNVELTWRVFGGEIGDYLAIALKQRCQNDGYETDKDTLAYQFRLHLHRGIGYLAGEQNLKQIDDLVVYVLHPESEQITL; the protein is encoded by the coding sequence ATGGAACCTCCAGTCGAACGTTTTCGCTTATCTCAAGGCGCTAAAGATCAACTTAGTAAACTCAAACGTTACACAAAAATTGACCAATGGAATATTTTGTGTAGATGGGCGTTTTGTCGTTCCCTCGCCGAACCAACAATTCCTTCTCCCGTGCCTATACCCGCCGATAGTAATGTAGAATTAACTTGGCGAGTTTTTGGCGGGGAAATTGGAGATTATTTAGCGATCGCGCTGAAACAACGCTGTCAAAATGACGGTTATGAAACTGATAAAGATACCCTAGCTTATCAATTTCGCCTGCATTTACATCGGGGAATTGGTTATTTAGCAGGCGAGCAAAATTTAAAGCAAATTGACGATCTAGTAGTTTATGTTTTACACCCTGAAAGCGAACAAATTACTCTTTAA
- a CDS encoding DUF2062 domain-containing protein produces the protein MQTFPTVSNSDSRDPHSKQSQSWLVRRWRYYLYRLRRLRGGKQKIARGLAVGVFAGFFPLFGMQTLIGVLLATLIRGNKFAAAAATWISNPLTYVPIYAFNFHVGALLLRVDESLIDIDRIGVASTDQLLELGSALISTLFVGCLVTGLVAGICTYFLSLWLYARLRDRPLGRWRYRTNRHHSELIKQQNKASNYKQFKE, from the coding sequence ATGCAGACATTTCCCACTGTGTCTAATTCTGATTCTCGCGATCCCCACTCAAAACAATCTCAGTCTTGGTTGGTAAGACGCTGGCGATATTATTTGTATCGCTTGCGACGACTACGAGGCGGTAAACAGAAGATTGCTCGCGGCTTGGCTGTAGGTGTGTTTGCTGGCTTTTTTCCTTTATTTGGGATGCAAACCTTAATCGGTGTTTTGCTGGCTACTTTGATTCGCGGTAATAAATTTGCGGCGGCAGCAGCAACTTGGATTAGCAACCCCTTGACTTATGTACCAATTTATGCTTTTAATTTTCACGTTGGCGCACTGCTTTTAAGAGTAGATGAATCTTTAATTGATATTGACCGGATCGGTGTCGCATCAACGGATCAGTTGTTAGAGTTGGGTTCAGCTTTAATTTCAACCTTATTTGTGGGGTGTTTAGTGACTGGTTTAGTAGCGGGAATTTGTACTTATTTTTTAAGTTTATGGTTGTACGCCCGTTTGCGCGATCGCCCGCTAGGGCGCTGGCGCTACCGCACCAATCGCCATCATTCCGAGCTTATTAAGCAGCAAAATAAAGCTTCCAATTACAAACAATTTAAAGAGTAA
- a CDS encoding mechanosensitive ion channel family protein — protein MNYEQIKNFVELGLEYIENAGIPDFVTFLLFTLLAIFLGRYTPAIVSFLIKRFFPKIGRKVVRNFINPLKKEIKIAGTLIFISLSFGWLREYPGLYEFLRPPLALALTISLAWLISRLFRQLMRVYGIDLLRKLGKEVNELLLIVETFVNVIIIFVAVTAFLNSQDVDLFGLLAGLGIGGLAIAFAAQKTLEQLLGTIVLYLDRPFIPGDYIRANFNIYAPDVFGRIESIGLRSTKIRIAGQGTLLIVPNSIMANKKIENVTRGKKVMVLLYLDFHRVLTEREQALVEQEIQQSTDTLFGIDPGSTRITFTNQENVLGSRARVSFFILGSSENSLQLRKRLLELANKKIYQELIEHGIEFTMQEPTIYVDSPVTI, from the coding sequence ATGAATTACGAACAGATAAAAAACTTTGTCGAGCTTGGTTTAGAATATATAGAAAATGCGGGAATCCCTGACTTTGTCACTTTTTTATTATTTACCCTCTTAGCAATTTTTCTCGGTCGCTATACTCCAGCAATTGTTAGTTTCTTAATTAAACGTTTTTTCCCAAAAATAGGGAGAAAAGTTGTGCGTAATTTTATTAATCCTCTTAAAAAAGAGATAAAGATTGCGGGAACGCTAATATTTATCTCTTTATCCTTTGGTTGGTTGAGAGAATATCCAGGCTTATATGAATTTCTTCGACCACCTTTAGCTTTAGCATTAACTATCAGTTTAGCTTGGTTAATTTCGCGACTCTTCCGCCAATTAATGCGCGTTTATGGTATAGATTTACTCCGAAAATTAGGCAAGGAAGTTAATGAATTACTGTTAATTGTTGAAACTTTTGTTAATGTAATTATTATTTTTGTAGCCGTGACAGCTTTTTTGAATAGTCAGGATGTAGATTTGTTTGGTTTACTTGCAGGTTTAGGAATTGGTGGTTTGGCGATCGCGTTTGCCGCGCAAAAAACTTTGGAGCAATTATTGGGAACCATAGTCTTATATTTAGATCGCCCTTTTATCCCCGGAGATTATATTCGCGCTAACTTTAATATCTACGCTCCTGATGTTTTTGGACGCATCGAATCTATCGGTTTGCGCTCGACAAAAATTCGTATTGCTGGTCAAGGTACTTTGTTAATTGTACCTAATTCTATTATGGCGAATAAGAAGATTGAAAATGTTACTAGAGGGAAGAAAGTAATGGTTTTACTTTACTTGGATTTTCACCGAGTTTTGACTGAGCGAGAACAAGCTTTAGTCGAACAAGAAATTCAGCAAAGCACTGATACTTTATTTGGAATCGATCCTGGTAGCACTCGGATTACTTTTACCAACCAAGAAAATGTTTTAGGAAGTCGGGCTAGGGTATCTTTCTTTATTTTAGGTTCGTCAGAAAATTCACTTCAGCTTCGCAAGCGCTTACTAGAGTTAGCTAATAAGAAAATTTATCAAGAGTTGATCGAACATGGAATTGAGTTTACTATGCAAGAGCCGACAATTTATGTAGATTCTCCAGTGACAATCTAA
- a CDS encoding mechanosensitive ion channel family protein, giving the protein MEFAQINNNINEVSDYLDSSDLPNYLIFLFFAIVSTLIGRYTPKLVGWIIHRFFPQPGRKIYDNYVEPLQKEFKVTGTLILLLWSSEWLDPYPEINQLVEPGLELFVTISIAWLLSRLFRQFLRISGIKLLRKMGKEDELLLILETVVNAIIGFIAVMVFLQSQDIDLVGLLAGLGIGGIAIAFAARETLEQLIGAIVLYLDRPFLPGDYIRVTMNPRVPDLYGRVESIGLRSTKIRIPGKNTLAIIPNSMMTDREIENVTRGKKVMVLLYLNFPNNLNEQERAFVEQVAAESTNALLGIAPGSTNINLSANEGETGIAARVSFFILGSSENSLELRKRLLELAHENISKKLKERGIEFTLDEPTIYVNAPVTI; this is encoded by the coding sequence ATGGAGTTTGCTCAAATCAACAACAATATTAACGAGGTTAGCGATTATCTAGATTCCTCCGATCTTCCTAACTATCTAATTTTCTTATTTTTTGCCATTGTGTCAACTTTGATTGGGCGATATACACCCAAACTGGTTGGCTGGATTATTCATCGCTTTTTTCCTCAACCAGGAAGAAAAATTTACGATAATTATGTCGAACCCCTGCAAAAAGAATTTAAAGTTACCGGGACATTAATTTTACTGTTGTGGTCGTCAGAATGGCTAGATCCATATCCAGAGATTAATCAATTGGTCGAACCTGGTTTAGAGTTATTTGTAACAATTAGTATTGCTTGGTTGTTATCTCGCTTGTTTCGTCAATTCCTGCGAATTTCGGGGATAAAATTGCTGCGAAAAATGGGTAAAGAAGACGAATTGCTCCTAATTTTAGAAACTGTTGTTAACGCGATTATTGGTTTTATTGCAGTGATGGTTTTTCTCCAAAGTCAAGACATTGATTTAGTTGGTTTACTAGCAGGTTTGGGAATTGGGGGAATAGCGATCGCCTTTGCCGCACGCGAAACTCTCGAACAATTAATTGGTGCAATTGTCCTTTATTTAGACCGTCCTTTTCTACCTGGAGATTATATCAGAGTCACGATGAATCCTCGCGTCCCCGATCTCTATGGTAGAGTCGAATCTATTGGTTTACGCTCGACAAAAATTCGCATTCCTGGTAAAAATACCCTGGCAATTATTCCTAATTCAATGATGACCGATCGCGAAATCGAAAATGTTACTAGGGGAAAAAAAGTTATGGTTTTATTATACCTTAATTTCCCTAATAATTTAAACGAACAAGAACGAGCTTTTGTCGAACAAGTTGCGGCAGAAAGTACCAATGCCTTGTTAGGTATAGCTCCAGGTAGCACTAATATTAATTTGTCCGCTAATGAAGGAGAAACAGGGATCGCGGCGAGAGTTTCTTTCTTTATTCTAGGTTCTTCAGAAAATTCTCTCGAATTACGCAAACGCTTATTAGAATTAGCTCATGAAAATATCTCGAAAAAATTAAAGGAGCGGGGAATTGAATTTACCTTAGATGAACCGACAATTTATGTTAATGCACCAGTGACTATTTAA
- a CDS encoding mechanosensitive ion channel family protein, whose amino-acid sequence MLDTLPETTSISTPIFLALSGFAGVVGIAFFLYLPRLIAPMIGKLFSPQAKKAYQQIVAPYQNWLGLVVLLLLGDLFILITSTPRWIDKFEIGVSLSLALAITWLGSRLFKQFFDVYLLEVALQSKRKVNSEFLILAKLLATSLIVIIVTFIFAETHNINVFGLLASLGVGGLAVAFAAQSTLSQLLGGIVLYIDRPFVVDDYIGLPDGTFGRVESIGLRSTKIRTSGKGTLVIVPNNSLTQVNIENFTGAKKIISIIYLTFYRQVLEQEKALIRQVIIESTRDIFGIDPRSTEVNFKEIVQDGKNSLTQAQVNFFILGSGQVSMDLRRQLLEIANHNITQQLKEYGIAFDIEEQMINVDSPITI is encoded by the coding sequence ATGCTGGATACTTTACCTGAAACTACAAGCATCAGTACCCCAATTTTCTTAGCTTTAAGCGGATTTGCGGGAGTAGTAGGAATTGCTTTTTTTCTTTATTTACCCCGACTTATTGCACCAATGATTGGGAAATTGTTTTCTCCTCAAGCCAAGAAAGCTTATCAACAAATTGTTGCCCCTTATCAAAATTGGCTTGGCTTAGTTGTTTTGCTTTTACTCGGCGATTTATTTATTTTAATTACCTCAACACCTCGATGGATAGATAAATTTGAAATTGGAGTTAGTTTATCTCTCGCCCTAGCCATTACTTGGCTAGGATCTCGCTTATTTAAACAATTTTTCGACGTTTATTTATTAGAGGTTGCTCTCCAAAGCAAGCGTAAAGTTAACAGCGAATTTCTAATTCTTGCCAAACTATTAGCAACTTCCCTAATTGTTATTATTGTCACCTTTATCTTCGCAGAAACTCACAATATTAATGTTTTTGGTTTACTAGCAAGTTTAGGAGTTGGCGGATTAGCAGTTGCCTTTGCTGCCCAAAGTACATTATCTCAATTATTAGGCGGAATTGTGCTTTATATTGACCGTCCTTTTGTTGTCGATGATTACATTGGTTTACCCGACGGAACTTTCGGACGTGTCGAATCAATTGGTTTGCGATCGACCAAAATTCGGACTTCTGGAAAAGGAACTTTAGTTATTGTCCCAAACAACTCTTTAACTCAGGTTAATATCGAAAACTTTACAGGCGCCAAAAAGATTATCTCGATTATTTACCTAACTTTTTATCGTCAGGTACTCGAACAAGAAAAAGCCTTAATTCGTCAAGTAATAATCGAATCTACCAGAGATATATTTGGTATCGATCCGCGCAGTACGGAAGTAAACTTTAAAGAGATCGTTCAAGATGGGAAAAATTCTCTTACCCAAGCCCAAGTTAATTTCTTTATTCTCGGTTCCGGACAAGTTTCAATGGACTTGCGCCGTCAATTGTTAGAAATTGCTAACCACAATATTACCCAACAATTGAAAGAATACGGTATCGCTTTTGATATCGAAGAACAAATGATTAACGTTGATTCCCCAATTACAATTTAG
- the mnmE gene encoding tRNA uridine-5-carboxymethylaminomethyl(34) synthesis GTPase MnmE: MSQPVLPRDTIAAIATAIVPQQGSIGVVRLSGEKAVTMAKTLFHAPGKQVWDSHRILYGYIRNPETKELVDEALLLIMLSPRSYTREDLVEFHCHGGIIPVQQVLNLCLEAGARLAQPGEFTLRAFLNGRLDLTQAESISEIVGARSPLAAKVALAGLQGKLAHPIHQLRATCLDILAEVEARIDFEDDLPPLDEGEICNSIEMVLKQVKSILATADKGELLRSGLKVAIVGRPNVGKSSLLNAWSQSDRAIVTELPGTTRDVVESQLIVGGIPVTILDTAGIRETVDTVEKIGVQRSRHAAASADLVLLTIDAQAGWTPDDAEIYEQVKHRPLILVINKIDLASGNNIKSLPQIDKIVKTAAAKNRGIHSLEQAILNIIETDNLSAADIDIAINQRQAAALTRAKTALQQVQQTIDEELPLDFWTIDLRSAIQALGEITGEDVTESVLDRIFSRFCIGK, encoded by the coding sequence ATGTCACAGCCAGTTTTACCTAGAGATACGATCGCCGCGATCGCTACTGCTATTGTCCCTCAACAAGGTAGCATCGGTGTTGTTCGCTTGTCGGGAGAGAAGGCAGTGACGATGGCTAAGACTCTTTTTCACGCCCCAGGAAAGCAGGTTTGGGATTCTCACCGCATTCTCTACGGCTATATCCGCAATCCGGAAACGAAGGAATTAGTAGACGAAGCCCTCTTACTGATTATGCTTTCGCCTCGTTCCTACACTCGTGAAGATTTGGTCGAGTTTCATTGTCACGGCGGTATCATACCAGTACAGCAGGTTTTAAACCTCTGTCTCGAGGCAGGTGCGCGTCTTGCCCAACCGGGAGAATTTACTCTCCGGGCATTTCTCAACGGGCGACTCGATTTAACTCAAGCTGAAAGTATTAGCGAAATTGTCGGGGCGCGATCGCCTCTCGCTGCTAAAGTCGCCTTGGCTGGCTTACAAGGTAAACTCGCTCACCCAATTCATCAGTTACGGGCGACTTGTCTGGATATTCTCGCTGAAGTTGAGGCGCGGATTGACTTTGAAGACGATTTGCCACCTCTCGATGAAGGGGAAATTTGCAATAGCATAGAAATGGTATTAAAGCAAGTAAAATCTATTTTAGCTACCGCAGACAAAGGCGAATTATTGCGTAGCGGTTTAAAAGTGGCGATCGTCGGTCGTCCCAATGTGGGCAAATCCAGCTTACTCAATGCTTGGAGTCAGAGCGATCGCGCGATCGTTACCGAACTTCCCGGCACTACCCGCGACGTGGTAGAATCTCAACTCATCGTTGGTGGCATCCCCGTCACGATCCTCGATACTGCCGGAATCCGCGAAACAGTAGATACTGTCGAAAAAATTGGCGTGCAGCGATCGCGTCACGCCGCCGCTTCAGCCGATCTTGTTCTCCTGACGATCGACGCTCAAGCAGGTTGGACGCCAGACGATGCAGAAATCTACGAGCAAGTCAAACATCGCCCTCTGATTCTCGTCATCAATAAAATCGACCTCGCTTCCGGCAACAATATCAAATCTTTACCACAAATAGATAAAATTGTCAAGACAGCCGCTGCAAAAAATCGAGGTATCCACAGCCTCGAACAAGCCATTCTGAACATAATTGAAACTGACAACCTCAGCGCCGCCGATATCGACATCGCCATCAACCAAAGACAAGCCGCAGCCCTAACCCGCGCCAAAACTGCCTTACAGCAAGTCCAACAAACCATCGACGAAGAATTACCCCTCGACTTTTGGACAATCGACCTCCGTAGCGCTATTCAAGCCCTTGGAGAAATTACTGGAGAAGACGTAACCGAATCAGTTCTCGATCGCATTTTCAGTCGTTTTTGTATTGGAAAATAA
- a CDS encoding bifunctional aminoglycoside phosphotransferase/ATP-binding protein has translation MNTQQANLIQQMQQPEFYPHPVETPIKLFQTHVSYVLLAGDYAYKVKKAVNFGFLDYSSVTKRKHFCEEEIRLNQPNAPEIYLEVLSIAQTGDKFVLDGDGEPVEYVLKMRQFPQDALMNEMFKQGKLTTELMADLGRVVAEFHRQTPTNDYIRSFGEIEKISEAFTENYEQTDKYIGGPQTKQQFEETKQFSDTFFAERTDLFAQRRQNDKIRECHGDLHLRNICFWHDRICLFDRIEFNEPFRFVDVMYDIGFAVMDLDSRGSKDLGNAFLNAYIEETGDWEGLRVLPLYLSRQAYVRGKVISFLLDDPGVPETDKQEAAKTAADYYRLAWDYTKKTQGRLILMSGLSGSGKTTVARHLARKLGAIHLRSDAVRKHLAGISLAEKGGDELYTTEMSQKTYDRLLELGLMLASEGFSVILDAKYDRVATREKCLTAAQKASLPVQILHCTAPIEVLRTRLGSRENDISDATAELLANQQAAAEAFTNTEQVYVTTIDTTQDWQLAIGDW, from the coding sequence ATGAATACTCAACAAGCAAATTTAATTCAGCAAATGCAACAGCCGGAGTTTTATCCTCATCCGGTAGAAACACCAATTAAGTTATTTCAGACTCATGTTTCTTACGTGCTGCTTGCGGGAGATTATGCTTATAAAGTGAAAAAAGCCGTTAATTTTGGCTTTCTCGACTATTCCAGTGTGACAAAGCGCAAGCATTTTTGTGAAGAAGAAATTCGCTTGAATCAGCCCAATGCACCAGAAATTTATCTAGAGGTTTTAAGTATCGCTCAAACTGGCGATAAATTTGTTCTCGATGGCGATGGCGAACCTGTAGAATATGTGCTGAAAATGCGTCAATTTCCCCAAGATGCTTTAATGAACGAAATGTTTAAGCAAGGAAAGCTGACGACAGAATTAATGGCAGATTTGGGACGAGTAGTTGCGGAATTTCACCGTCAAACACCGACCAATGATTACATTCGTTCCTTCGGAGAAATTGAGAAAATTAGCGAAGCTTTTACTGAAAATTACGAACAAACAGATAAATATATTGGTGGACCGCAAACCAAACAACAATTTGAGGAAACCAAGCAATTTAGCGATACTTTTTTCGCCGAAAGAACAGATTTATTCGCCCAACGCCGTCAAAATGATAAAATTCGCGAGTGTCATGGCGATTTACATTTAAGAAATATTTGTTTTTGGCACGATCGCATTTGCTTGTTTGACAGAATTGAGTTTAATGAGCCTTTCCGTTTTGTAGACGTGATGTATGATATAGGGTTTGCAGTAATGGATTTGGATTCGCGAGGAAGTAAAGATTTAGGAAATGCTTTTTTAAATGCTTATATTGAAGAAACAGGGGACTGGGAAGGGTTACGAGTTTTACCTTTGTATTTGAGTCGTCAAGCTTATGTACGAGGTAAGGTAATTTCGTTTTTGTTGGACGATCCTGGAGTACCAGAAACCGATAAACAAGAAGCAGCAAAAACGGCGGCGGATTATTATCGTTTAGCTTGGGATTACACGAAAAAAACTCAAGGACGACTGATTTTAATGTCGGGGTTGTCAGGTTCTGGTAAGACTACAGTAGCACGACATTTGGCGAGAAAGTTAGGAGCGATTCATTTGCGATCGGATGCGGTAAGAAAGCATTTGGCTGGTATTTCTTTGGCGGAAAAAGGCGGAGATGAGCTTTATACGACTGAAATGAGCCAAAAAACTTACGATCGCCTTTTAGAATTAGGCTTGATGTTAGCGAGTGAAGGTTTCTCGGTTATCCTGGATGCAAAGTACGATCGCGTCGCAACGAGAGAAAAATGTCTGACTGCGGCACAAAAAGCGTCTTTACCCGTGCAAATTTTGCATTGTACTGCACCAATTGAGGTGTTACGCACGAGATTAGGATCTCGCGAAAATGATATTTCTGACGCAACTGCGGAGCTTTTAGCCAATCAACAAGCCGCAGCCGAGGCTTTTACCAACACCGAACAAGTTTATGTGACTACAATTGATACTACCCAAGATTGGCAATTGGCGATCGGGGATTGGTGA